The following are encoded in a window of Bos indicus isolate NIAB-ARS_2022 breed Sahiwal x Tharparkar chromosome 21, NIAB-ARS_B.indTharparkar_mat_pri_1.0, whole genome shotgun sequence genomic DNA:
- the LOC109575459 gene encoding uncharacterized protein isoform X12 gives MDHDKMIWSINLFYRKTVQKLLMFLHFARFFKVQPYYSMDWNSISIYGSKARTSYHTYREERRTEMRASTSENRGEVARHDCASPRRQSPTHKVVTRGARESGEKCGGPRLLPVLLGSPSRVRLPLPQDVSWISAFLGLPECL, from the exons ATATGGTCAATAAACTTATTTTATAGGAAGACTGTTCAAAAACTGTTGATG TTCCTTCACTTTGCTCGATTTTTCAAAGTTCAGCCATATTATAGCATGGATTGGAACTCCATTTCTATTTATGG GTCAAAGGCTAGAACAAGTTATCATACTTACAGGGAGGAAAG AAGGACTGAAATGAGGGCCTCTACTTCAGAGAACAGGG GTGAAGTTGCCAGGCATGACTGTGCGTCACCCAGGAGACAAAGCCCCACCCATAAAGTGGTGACTCGAGGCGCAAGGGAGTCCGGCGAGAAGTGTGGCGGGCCCAGGTTGCTGCCAGTTCTTTTAGGATCACCGAGCAGGGTACGCCTTCCCCTGCCCCAAGATGTGTCATGGATTTCGGCTTTCCtgggactacctgagtgcct GTGA
- the LOC109575459 gene encoding uncharacterized protein isoform X13, which translates to MFLHFARFFKVQPYYSMDWNSISIYGSKARTSYHTYREERRTEMRASTSENRGEVARHDCASPRRQSPTHKVVTRGARESGEKCGGPRLLPVLLGSPSRVRLPLPQDVSWISAFLGLPECL; encoded by the exons ATG TTCCTTCACTTTGCTCGATTTTTCAAAGTTCAGCCATATTATAGCATGGATTGGAACTCCATTTCTATTTATGG GTCAAAGGCTAGAACAAGTTATCATACTTACAGGGAGGAAAG AAGGACTGAAATGAGGGCCTCTACTTCAGAGAACAGGG GTGAAGTTGCCAGGCATGACTGTGCGTCACCCAGGAGACAAAGCCCCACCCATAAAGTGGTGACTCGAGGCGCAAGGGAGTCCGGCGAGAAGTGTGGCGGGCCCAGGTTGCTGCCAGTTCTTTTAGGATCACCGAGCAGGGTACGCCTTCCCCTGCCCCAAGATGTGTCATGGATTTCGGCTTTCCtgggactacctgagtgcct GTGA